Proteins co-encoded in one Halococcoides cellulosivorans genomic window:
- a CDS encoding DUF7577 domain-containing protein, whose protein sequence is MESAWTWILVYVLAFGVFQYVMYRYLQREDQVGQAVPDTPDGAAPPSPEPRPGDDPDLVRCPSCGTSNEAVGTFRYCRDCLSELPRGYRR, encoded by the coding sequence ATGGAGTCGGCCTGGACCTGGATCCTGGTCTACGTGCTGGCCTTTGGGGTCTTCCAGTACGTCATGTACCGATACCTCCAGCGCGAGGACCAGGTCGGGCAGGCAGTGCCGGACACCCCCGACGGGGCCGCACCGCCATCGCCCGAGCCACGGCCGGGTGACGACCCAGACCTCGTCCGGTGTCCGAGTTGTGGCACGTCGAACGAGGCCGTCGGCACGTTCCGATACTGCCGGGACTGTCTCTCGGAGTTACCCCGAGGCTATCGGCGCTGA
- a CDS encoding NusA-like transcription termination signal-binding factor, with translation MRRLDDEARRLAGAIDEATGGTVRDCVVEADRAIVLIAPEDMAQVIGEGGGRIRDLEERVGRDLKLVADAPTPEGLIGNALEPAAVGAVTIEDREDERVAVAQVDPADRGVAIGRDGRNVAAAETLAARHTDVDRVEIDTA, from the coding sequence ATGCGACGCCTGGACGACGAGGCCCGCCGCCTGGCGGGTGCGATCGACGAGGCGACCGGCGGGACCGTCCGGGACTGTGTCGTCGAGGCCGATCGCGCGATCGTCCTCATCGCGCCCGAGGACATGGCCCAGGTCATCGGCGAAGGTGGCGGCCGGATTCGCGACCTCGAAGAGCGTGTCGGCCGTGATCTCAAACTCGTCGCGGACGCACCAACGCCCGAGGGCCTGATCGGGAACGCCCTCGAACCCGCCGCGGTCGGTGCGGTGACCATCGAGGACCGTGAGGACGAACGCGTCGCCGTCGCGCAGGTCGACCCCGCGGATCGCGGCGTCGCGATCGGTCGAGACGGTCGGAACGTCGCGGCGGCGGAGACGCTCGCGGCCCGTCACACCGACGTCGATCGCGTCGAGATCGACACCGCGTGA
- a CDS encoding 30S ribosomal protein S7, protein MSAESESDDTPEESEESTIGAKLFGEYATDGIEFSDPSTERYVTITPIAHTMGRHTGKQFDKSEISIVERLINRLMQTDENTGKKQQTTRIVREAFAIIESRADENPIQVLVGAVENAAPREETVRLKYGGISVPKAVDISPQRRVDQALKFIAEGVYKDAFKTTTDAEDALARQLIGAADDDVDTYAVNQKEEKERVAAAAR, encoded by the coding sequence ATGTCCGCAGAGAGCGAATCCGACGACACCCCCGAGGAAAGCGAAGAATCGACGATCGGCGCGAAACTGTTCGGTGAGTACGCGACCGACGGCATCGAGTTCTCGGACCCGTCGACCGAGCGGTACGTGACGATCACGCCGATCGCCCACACGATGGGGCGTCACACCGGCAAGCAGTTCGACAAAAGCGAGATCTCGATCGTCGAGCGCCTGATCAACCGGCTGATGCAGACCGACGAGAACACCGGGAAGAAACAGCAGACCACGCGGATCGTCCGCGAGGCGTTCGCGATCATCGAGTCCCGGGCCGACGAGAACCCGATCCAGGTCCTCGTCGGGGCCGTCGAGAACGCCGCGCCGCGCGAGGAGACCGTCCGTCTGAAATACGGTGGCATCTCCGTCCCGAAGGCCGTCGACATCTCCCCGCAGCGCCGCGTCGACCAGGCGCTGAAGTTCATCGCGGAAGGCGTCTACAAGGACGCGTTCAAGACGACGACCGACGCCGAAGACGCGCTCGCGCGCCAGTTGATCGGCGCGGCCGACGACGACGTCGACACCTACGCCGTCAACCAGAAAGAAGAGAAAGAGCGCGTCGCCGCCGCCGCGCGATAG
- a CDS encoding GNAT family N-acetyltransferase, whose translation MSEYRQIASDERARFDQILQYAFDPGAGPTVESVGSDAVGRRVALVDETLSSVDIEYRFDARVRGAWVTLGGLGGVATPPEHRGVGHARRLLAAAVASFAGDDVAIVALWPFETAFYRRLGWATATAMTTYDCPPSVLATLDDGAGRVQPIDPDDWATVAPVGRRAGAGETLAIDRTEQWWRERVFRRFGDERRHVYRYDRDGSPAGVVAYEVRDGVIDVATLDAVDHRAYRALLGFLGRHGPQIDRVRFERPAETDLFAMVERPDAIESTCAPGPMVRVTDPVAALDGLPCPDADGRVVLAVSDPLTEDRTTVALTPADGHLRAEPTTEEPELTMGVRALSAIVVGAHRPATVARRDRIDVTNRSALDVLDRWLPTERVFLRDFF comes from the coding sequence ATGTCCGAGTATCGCCAGATCGCATCCGACGAACGCGCCCGGTTCGATCAGATCCTGCAGTACGCCTTCGACCCGGGGGCCGGTCCCACTGTCGAGTCGGTCGGCAGCGACGCGGTGGGCCGACGCGTCGCACTCGTCGACGAGACGCTCTCCAGCGTCGATATCGAGTACCGCTTCGACGCCCGTGTTCGGGGGGCGTGGGTCACGCTGGGCGGTCTGGGCGGGGTCGCGACGCCACCCGAGCACCGCGGTGTGGGCCACGCCCGTCGCCTGCTCGCTGCGGCGGTCGCGTCGTTCGCCGGCGACGACGTCGCGATCGTCGCGCTCTGGCCGTTCGAGACGGCGTTCTATCGCCGGCTCGGGTGGGCGACGGCCACGGCGATGACGACCTACGACTGTCCGCCGTCGGTCCTGGCCACCCTCGACGACGGGGCGGGCCGGGTCCAGCCGATCGATCCCGACGACTGGGCGACGGTGGCGCCGGTGGGGCGGCGCGCGGGCGCGGGGGAGACGCTCGCGATCGATCGCACCGAGCAGTGGTGGCGCGAGCGCGTCTTCCGGCGGTTCGGGGACGAGCGCCGCCACGTCTATCGGTACGACCGGGACGGGTCGCCCGCGGGCGTCGTCGCCTACGAGGTCAGGGACGGCGTGATCGACGTGGCGACGCTCGACGCCGTCGACCACCGGGCTTATCGCGCGCTCCTGGGCTTTCTCGGGCGACACGGCCCCCAGATCGATCGCGTGCGCTTCGAGCGGCCCGCCGAGACCGACCTGTTCGCGATGGTCGAGCGTCCCGACGCGATCGAGTCCACCTGTGCGCCCGGACCGATGGTGCGGGTGACCGATCCCGTGGCGGCCCTCGACGGACTGCCCTGCCCGGACGCCGACGGGCGGGTCGTCCTCGCAGTCTCCGATCCGCTGACCGAGGACCGAACGACCGTCGCGCTCACGCCAGCGGATGGGCACCTGCGCGCCGAGCCGACCACCGAAGAGCCCGAACTCACGATGGGCGTCCGGGCGCTCTCGGCCATCGTCGTCGGGGCCCACCGCCCCGCGACCGTTGCCCGGCGTGATCGAATCGACGTCACCAACCGGTCGGCTCTCGACGTGCTGGATCGCTGGCTGCCGACCGAACGCGTGTTCCTCCGCGATTTCTTCTGA
- the purM gene encoding phosphoribosylformylglycinamidine cyclo-ligase, with amino-acid sequence MTTEDTEEGLTYSEAGVDIADSEAATAALVAATGDFEGDFAGLIDLGDRHLALATDGVGTKLLVAAAVDDHSTIGIDCIAMNVNDLLAQGIDPVAFVDYLALEDPDDALTAEIGQGLQTGAEQAGVALVGGETAVLPEVIRGYDLAGACVGLAPEGTLFPGAAEPGDRIVAWPSSGVHSNGLTLAREALTGPGGYAYDDPAPFDPDRTIGEVLLEPTRIYADLLVPLRGAETHAAAHVTGGGWRNLLRMGDHRYEVDDPFEAQPIYEVIQDAGSVSDAEMHRTFNMGTGFVAAVAPDEADGLAADTDGRVIGTVEAGEPAVEVRGLELTDA; translated from the coding sequence ATGACCACCGAGGACACCGAGGAGGGGTTGACCTACAGCGAGGCGGGCGTCGACATCGCCGATAGCGAGGCCGCGACGGCGGCACTCGTCGCGGCGACCGGCGATTTCGAGGGCGATTTCGCGGGCCTGATCGACCTGGGTGATCGCCATCTCGCGCTGGCGACCGACGGCGTCGGCACGAAACTGCTCGTCGCTGCAGCCGTCGACGACCACTCGACGATCGGCATCGACTGCATCGCGATGAACGTCAACGACTTGCTCGCCCAGGGGATCGACCCCGTCGCCTTCGTCGACTATCTCGCCCTGGAGGATCCCGACGACGCGCTCACCGCCGAGATTGGCCAGGGCCTCCAGACGGGGGCCGAGCAGGCGGGCGTCGCACTCGTCGGCGGCGAGACGGCGGTCCTCCCGGAGGTCATTCGGGGGTACGACCTCGCGGGCGCGTGTGTCGGCCTCGCGCCCGAGGGCACCCTCTTCCCCGGCGCGGCCGAACCCGGCGATCGGATCGTCGCCTGGCCGTCGAGTGGCGTGCACTCCAACGGCCTGACACTCGCTCGCGAAGCGCTCACCGGGCCCGGTGGGTACGCCTACGACGACCCCGCCCCGTTCGATCCCGACCGGACGATTGGTGAAGTGCTCCTCGAACCGACGCGGATCTACGCCGACCTGCTCGTGCCCCTCCGCGGGGCCGAGACCCACGCCGCGGCCCACGTCACCGGCGGTGGCTGGCGGAACCTCCTCCGGATGGGTGACCATCGCTACGAGGTCGACGATCCGTTCGAGGCTCAGCCGATCTACGAGGTCATTCAGGACGCTGGCTCGGTCAGCGACGCCGAGATGCACCGGACGTTCAACATGGGGACGGGCTTCGTCGCGGCGGTCGCGCCCGACGAGGCCGATGGGCTCGCCGCCGACACAGACGGGCGCGTGATCGGGACGGTCGAGGCGGGCGAACCTGCCGTCGAGGTTCGCGGACTCGAACTCACCGACGCCTGA
- the rpoA2 gene encoding DNA-directed RNA polymerase subunit A'' translates to MSQHDTDYDPTGSFDAVDTDIELVVEDTDLPRRLKTEVYREIDDRELDTEGAQEVASAVEARYIDTRVDPLDPVGTVSAQSIGEPGTQMTMNTFHYAGVAEIDVTQGLPRLIELVDARKEPDTPMMTVHLDEEHATDRERAHEVVWKIESTRILQLGDVSTNVADMIVGIELNPDTLAERWPTVSVEEAAEDIESTIADTLGVDTRRSENVIEFGPDEPSYRELLQLVEELREITFKGISEVSRVVIRKEETDHPEREEEFVLYTEGSELSDVLEIEGVDASRSTCNNIHEIHECLGIEAAREAIINETMNTLEEQGLDDVNVRHLMLVADIMTNRGEIQSIGRHGISGNKDSVLARAAFEVTVSHLLDAAIQGEIDDLDGVTENVIVGKPIKLGTGDVNLRMGSTD, encoded by the coding sequence ATGAGCCAACACGACACCGACTACGACCCGACAGGTTCGTTCGACGCCGTCGACACCGATATCGAACTCGTCGTCGAGGACACCGACCTCCCGCGTCGCCTGAAGACCGAAGTCTATCGCGAGATCGACGATCGCGAACTCGACACCGAGGGCGCACAGGAAGTCGCGAGCGCCGTCGAAGCGCGGTATATCGACACGCGCGTCGATCCGCTCGACCCCGTCGGGACCGTCTCGGCCCAGTCGATCGGTGAACCTGGCACACAGATGACAATGAACACGTTTCATTACGCCGGGGTCGCAGAAATCGACGTCACACAGGGCCTGCCGCGCCTGATCGAGCTGGTCGACGCGCGCAAGGAACCTGACACGCCGATGATGACCGTCCACCTCGACGAAGAGCACGCGACCGATCGCGAGCGCGCTCACGAGGTGGTCTGGAAGATCGAATCGACGCGGATCCTCCAGCTCGGTGACGTCTCGACGAACGTCGCGGACATGATCGTCGGGATCGAACTCAACCCCGACACGCTCGCCGAGCGCTGGCCGACCGTCAGCGTCGAGGAGGCCGCCGAGGACATCGAGTCGACGATCGCAGACACGCTCGGTGTCGACACCCGTCGCAGCGAGAACGTCATCGAGTTCGGGCCCGACGAGCCGTCCTATCGGGAACTGCTCCAGTTGGTCGAGGAACTCCGGGAGATCACCTTCAAGGGAATCAGCGAGGTCTCGCGGGTCGTCATCCGCAAAGAAGAGACCGACCATCCCGAGCGCGAGGAGGAGTTCGTCCTCTACACCGAGGGGTCGGAGCTCAGTGACGTCCTCGAAATCGAGGGCGTCGACGCGTCCCGGTCGACCTGTAACAACATTCACGAGATCCACGAGTGTCTCGGAATCGAGGCCGCCCGCGAGGCGATCATCAACGAGACGATGAACACCCTCGAAGAGCAGGGCCTGGACGACGTGAACGTCCGGCACCTGATGCTCGTCGCGGACATCATGACCAATCGTGGCGAGATCCAGTCGATCGGGCGCCACGGCATCTCGGGCAACAAAGACAGCGTCCTCGCGCGCGCAGCGTTCGAGGTGACGGTCTCACACCTGCTCGACGCCGCGATTCAAGGCGAGATCGACGACCTCGACGGCGTCACCGAGAACGTCATCGTCGGGAAGCCGATCAAACTCGGGACGGGCGACGTGAACCTGCGGATGGGTTCGACCGACTGA
- a CDS encoding SPFH domain-containing protein — protein sequence MNPLFLAGIPDIAFWGSLGVAALVAIVVPQSLAIIETHENGAVFVLGRYRRILDPGVHLVVPFVSTVERIDMRMQTLEFEEIEARTQDSCEISLDASVYFVVSDPEAAVTEIPDTDDSVAAIAETCVRSVLGEHTGETVATDPVSIQEAVLDELDDAIVDWGFDAEHVEIENVDVEQLVVDRVPVTESDDD from the coding sequence ATGAATCCACTCTTCCTGGCGGGGATCCCAGACATCGCGTTCTGGGGCAGTCTCGGCGTCGCTGCACTGGTCGCCATCGTCGTCCCTCAGTCGCTCGCCATCATCGAAACCCACGAGAACGGTGCAGTGTTCGTCCTCGGACGCTACAGACGGATCCTCGACCCCGGAGTCCACCTCGTCGTCCCCTTCGTCAGCACCGTCGAGCGAATAGATATGCGGATGCAAACACTCGAATTCGAGGAGATCGAGGCACGGACCCAGGATAGCTGCGAGATCTCCCTCGACGCATCGGTGTATTTCGTGGTCAGCGACCCCGAGGCCGCAGTGACCGAGATTCCAGACACTGACGACAGTGTGGCTGCCATCGCGGAGACGTGCGTGCGGTCGGTCCTGGGTGAGCACACCGGTGAGACGGTGGCCACCGATCCAGTCAGCATTCAGGAGGCCGTGCTCGACGAACTCGACGATGCGATCGTCGACTGGGGCTTCGACGCGGAACACGTCGAGATCGAGAACGTCGACGTCGAGCAACTCGTCGTCGACCGCGTTCCAGTCACGGAATCGGACGACGACTGA
- a CDS encoding DNA-directed RNA polymerase subunit H: protein MVNVSAHELVPDHSILDSDDLEDVLAEYNIRKTDLPKIASDDPALPEKADVGDVIRIIRDSRTTDTAVNYRLVTE, encoded by the coding sequence ATGGTCAATGTAAGCGCCCACGAACTCGTGCCCGACCACAGCATCCTCGACAGCGACGACCTCGAGGACGTGCTCGCGGAGTACAACATCCGAAAGACCGACTTGCCGAAGATCGCGTCCGACGACCCGGCCCTGCCCGAAAAGGCCGACGTCGGTGACGTGATCCGCATCATTCGGGACTCGCGAACGACAGACACCGCCGTCAACTACAGACTCGTGACCGAATAA
- a CDS encoding DNA-directed RNA polymerase subunit B'', whose amino-acid sequence MDQHDRRTISREYFSRERLADHHFRSFNGFLDRGMQEVVDEKATIDTDIGDKEGEEPVWVELGDVRIVTPRVREADGSEELLYPQEARLRNITYAAPVFMEMAIVKGGEEEEERVVDQTETKVGQMPVMVGSNKCNIAGFNREELIDIGEDPADPGGYFLVNGSERVLMTSEDLAPNKILAEYDTKYGDEIQVAKTFSQRRGYRALVLVERNREGLLEISFPSVSGSVDFVTLVRALGLESDEEIVHRVSDDPEIVKFMLENLEAADVHSTEEAIETLGQRVAAGQGKNYQLKRANYVIDRYLLPHLHEEGVDDEEVRINKAFYLCRMAEACFELALNRRDSDDKDHYANKRLKVSGDLMRDLFRTALNKLARDVKYQLERANMRNRNLSVSTVVRSDVLTERLEHPLATGNWVGGRSGVSQLVDRTDFMGVLSHLRRLRSPLSRSQPHFEARDLHATQWGRICPSETPEGPNCGLVKNFAQAMELSQHVEDEKPLKRTLSEMGVEGVPGVTDDMPADD is encoded by the coding sequence ATGGATCAACACGACCGCCGCACGATCTCACGGGAGTACTTCTCGCGGGAACGACTCGCAGACCATCACTTCCGGTCGTTCAACGGCTTCCTCGACCGGGGCATGCAGGAGGTCGTCGACGAGAAGGCGACCATCGACACCGACATCGGTGACAAGGAAGGCGAAGAGCCCGTCTGGGTCGAACTCGGTGACGTACGCATCGTCACCCCGCGCGTGCGAGAGGCCGACGGGAGCGAGGAACTGCTCTACCCCCAGGAGGCCCGTCTGCGGAACATCACCTACGCCGCCCCGGTGTTCATGGAGATGGCGATCGTCAAGGGCGGCGAAGAGGAAGAGGAACGCGTCGTCGACCAGACCGAGACCAAGGTGGGCCAGATGCCCGTCATGGTCGGGTCGAACAAGTGCAACATCGCGGGGTTCAATCGCGAGGAACTGATCGACATCGGCGAAGACCCCGCCGACCCGGGCGGGTACTTCCTGGTCAACGGCTCCGAGCGCGTCCTGATGACCAGCGAAGACCTCGCGCCCAACAAGATCCTCGCGGAGTACGACACGAAGTACGGTGACGAGATCCAGGTCGCGAAGACGTTCTCCCAGCGGCGGGGGTACCGTGCGCTCGTCCTGGTCGAGCGCAACCGTGAGGGACTGCTCGAAATTTCGTTCCCCTCGGTCTCGGGGAGTGTCGATTTCGTCACGCTCGTGCGCGCGCTCGGCCTCGAAAGCGACGAGGAGATCGTCCACCGCGTGAGCGACGACCCCGAGATCGTGAAGTTCATGCTCGAAAACCTGGAGGCCGCCGACGTCCACTCCACCGAGGAGGCCATCGAGACGCTCGGGCAGCGCGTCGCCGCCGGGCAGGGCAAAAACTACCAGCTCAAACGCGCGAACTACGTCATCGACCGGTATCTCCTGCCCCACCTCCACGAAGAGGGCGTCGACGACGAGGAGGTCCGGATCAACAAGGCGTTCTATCTCTGCCGGATGGCCGAGGCGTGTTTCGAACTCGCACTCAATCGACGGGATTCCGACGACAAAGACCACTACGCCAACAAGCGCCTGAAGGTCTCTGGCGATCTGATGCGCGACCTGTTCCGGACCGCGCTAAACAAGCTCGCCCGCGACGTGAAATACCAGCTCGAACGGGCGAACATGCGGAATCGCAACCTCTCGGTCTCGACGGTCGTTCGCTCGGACGTCCTGACCGAACGGCTCGAACACCCGCTCGCGACGGGCAACTGGGTCGGCGGTCGATCCGGAGTCTCTCAGCTCGTCGACCGGACGGACTTCATGGGTGTACTCAGCCACCTCCGCCGACTGCGCTCGCCGCTCAGCCGGTCACAGCCACACTTCGAGGCCCGCGACCTCCACGCCACGCAGTGGGGTCGGATCTGTCCCTCCGAGACGCCCGAAGGGCCGAACTGTGGGCTGGTGAAGAACTTCGCGCAGGCGATGGAGCTCTCCCAGCACGTCGAGGACGAGAAGCCGCTCAAGCGGACTCTCTCGGAGATGGGCGTCGAGGGCGTCCCCGGCGTGACCGACGACATGCCAGCAGACGACTGA
- a CDS encoding DNA-directed RNA polymerase subunit A', with amino-acid sequence MSTGHSPQEIGSISFGLMDPEEYRDMSATKVITADTYDDDGFPIDMGLMDPRLGVIDPGLECKTCGKHSGSCNGHFGHIELAAPVIHVGFAKLIRRLLRGTCPECSRLSLTEDEREDYRENLKRTKALDGDPTDVMKAGIRDARSRDRCPFCGTPQNDIKHEKPTTYYEVIDVPHEEYPDRVVEAMEGGEDRERTTPEDLAEETGIELSRINDIISGDFRPSVDQLGAIADAIGVNRTTFLEEDMDKLMPSDIRDWFEEIPDEDLEVLGISSELSRPEWMILTVLPVPPVTARPSITLDNGQRSEDDLTHKLVDIIRINQRFMENREAGAPQLIIEDLWELLQYHVTTFMDNEISGTPPARHRSGRPLKTLSQRLKGKEGRFRGSLSGKRVNFSARTVISPDPTLSLNEVGVPDRVASEMTQTMNVNERNLAQARQYVANGPENHPGANYVRRPDGRRLKVTEKNCEELAEKVEAGWEVARHLVDGDIVMFNRQPSLHRMSIMAHEVVVMPYKTFRLNTTVCPPYNADFDGDEMNMHALQNEEARAEARVLMRVQEQILSPRFGENIIGAIQDHISGLYLLTHENPRFNETQSLDLLRTTQVDELPEPDGYRDRPSAHRDGDAVDDRAPYWTGRSIFSELLPDDLDLEFTSSAGDTVVIDDGQLLEGTIDEDAVGGFGGDIVDTIAKAYDMTAARMFINEVSSLAVRTIMHFGFSIGIDDESIPEAATAQIDEAIDNAEERVQELIETYRQGDLESLPGRTVDETLEMKVMQTLGKARDSAGDIAEDHFSDDNPAVVMAESGARGSMLNLTQMAACVGQQAVRGERINRGYEGRTLSHFKADDLSSEAHGFVEHSYREGLGPREFFFHAMGGREGLVDTAVRTSKSGYLQRRLINALSELETQYDGTVRDTGDKIVQFEFGEDGTSPVTVSSSADNDIDVESIAQRVLDKEFDSDAERDEFFGRTEQPTNLSEHADDRWQQQA; translated from the coding sequence ATGAGTACGGGCCATTCCCCCCAGGAAATCGGGTCGATCAGCTTCGGGCTGATGGACCCCGAGGAGTATCGCGACATGAGTGCCACGAAGGTCATCACCGCCGACACCTACGACGACGACGGGTTCCCCATCGACATGGGGCTGATGGACCCCCGACTCGGCGTCATCGACCCCGGGCTGGAGTGTAAGACCTGCGGCAAGCATTCCGGGTCGTGTAACGGCCACTTCGGTCACATCGAACTCGCCGCACCGGTGATCCACGTCGGGTTCGCGAAGTTGATCCGACGCCTGCTCCGGGGCACCTGTCCCGAGTGCTCGCGGCTGAGCCTCACCGAAGACGAGCGCGAGGACTACCGCGAGAATCTGAAGCGCACGAAAGCCCTCGACGGCGATCCGACCGACGTGATGAAAGCCGGGATTCGCGACGCGCGCAGTCGCGACCGGTGTCCGTTCTGTGGCACGCCCCAGAACGACATCAAACACGAGAAGCCGACCACCTACTACGAGGTCATCGACGTCCCCCACGAGGAGTACCCCGACCGGGTCGTCGAGGCGATGGAAGGCGGCGAGGACCGCGAGCGCACGACGCCCGAGGACCTCGCCGAGGAGACCGGGATCGAACTGAGCCGGATCAACGACATCATCTCGGGTGACTTCCGCCCGAGCGTCGACCAGCTCGGGGCGATCGCCGACGCGATCGGCGTCAACCGGACGACGTTCCTCGAAGAGGACATGGACAAGCTGATGCCCTCGGATATCCGGGACTGGTTCGAGGAGATCCCCGACGAGGACCTCGAAGTGCTGGGGATCAGCTCCGAACTGTCGCGGCCCGAGTGGATGATTCTCACCGTCCTGCCGGTCCCGCCGGTGACGGCCCGCCCGTCGATTACCCTCGACAACGGGCAACGCAGCGAGGACGACCTGACACACAAGCTGGTGGACATCATCCGGATCAACCAGCGGTTCATGGAGAACCGCGAGGCCGGTGCGCCCCAGCTGATCATCGAAGACCTCTGGGAACTGCTGCAGTACCACGTCACGACGTTCATGGACAACGAGATTTCGGGGACGCCGCCGGCCCGCCACCGCTCGGGGCGGCCGCTGAAGACCCTCTCCCAGCGCCTGAAAGGCAAGGAGGGTCGCTTCCGAGGGTCGCTGTCGGGCAAGCGTGTGAACTTCTCCGCGCGGACGGTCATCTCGCCGGACCCGACCCTCTCGCTCAACGAGGTCGGCGTCCCCGACCGCGTCGCCAGCGAGATGACACAGACGATGAACGTCAACGAGCGGAATCTCGCCCAGGCCCGCCAGTACGTCGCCAACGGGCCCGAAAACCATCCCGGCGCGAACTACGTCCGCCGGCCCGACGGACGCCGACTGAAAGTCACCGAGAAGAACTGCGAGGAACTCGCAGAGAAGGTCGAGGCTGGCTGGGAGGTCGCTCGCCACCTCGTCGACGGCGACATCGTGATGTTCAACCGTCAGCCGTCGCTGCACCGGATGTCGATCATGGCTCACGAGGTCGTGGTCATGCCCTACAAGACGTTCCGCTTGAACACGACGGTCTGTCCGCCGTACAACGCTGACTTCGACGGCGACGAGATGAACATGCACGCCCTCCAGAACGAGGAGGCACGTGCCGAAGCACGGGTCCTGATGCGCGTGCAAGAACAGATCCTCTCGCCGCGCTTCGGGGAGAACATCATCGGGGCGATTCAGGACCACATCTCGGGACTGTATCTGCTGACCCACGAGAACCCCCGGTTCAACGAGACCCAGTCGCTGGACTTGCTGCGGACGACCCAGGTCGACGAACTGCCCGAACCGGACGGGTATCGCGACAGGCCGTCGGCGCATCGAGACGGCGACGCCGTCGACGACAGGGCGCCCTACTGGACCGGCCGATCGATCTTCTCGGAGTTGCTCCCGGACGATCTCGACCTCGAATTCACGTCTTCGGCGGGCGACACGGTCGTCATCGACGACGGCCAACTCCTGGAGGGGACGATCGACGAGGACGCCGTCGGTGGGTTCGGTGGCGACATCGTCGACACCATCGCGAAAGCCTACGACATGACGGCCGCACGGATGTTCATCAACGAGGTCTCCTCGCTCGCGGTCCGAACGATCATGCACTTCGGGTTCTCGATCGGGATCGACGACGAGTCGATTCCCGAGGCCGCGACGGCTCAGATCGACGAGGCGATCGACAACGCCGAAGAGCGCGTCCAGGAACTCATCGAGACATACCGACAGGGCGACCTGGAGAGTCTGCCGGGCCGCACCGTCGACGAGACCCTGGAGATGAAGGTCATGCAGACGCTCGGCAAGGCCCGTGACTCTGCGGGTGACATCGCCGAAGACCACTTCTCCGACGACAACCCCGCGGTCGTGATGGCCGAGTCCGGGGCGCGTGGGTCGATGCTGAACCTGACTCAGATGGCCGCCTGTGTCGGCCAGCAGGCCGTCCGTGGCGAGCGGATCAACCGTGGCTACGAGGGGCGGACGCTCAGTCACTTCAAGGCCGACGACCTCTCCTCGGAGGCCCACGGGTTCGTCGAGCACTCCTACCGCGAGGGCCTCGGCCCGCGGGAGTTTTTCTTCCACGCGATGGGGGGCCGGGAGGGCCTGGTCGACACGGCCGTCCGAACGTCGAAGTCGGGCTACCTCCAGCGTCGCCTGATCAACGCGCTCTCGGAACTCGAAACCCAGTACGACGGCACCGTCCGGGACACCGGCGACAAGATCGTCCAGTTCGAGTTCGGCGAGGACGGCACCAGTCCGGTGACGGTCTCCTCGTCGGCCGACAACGACATCGACGTCGAGTCGATCGCCCAGCGCGTCCTCGACAAAGAGTTCGACAGCGACGCCGAGCGCGACGAGTTCTTCGGGCGCACTGAACAGCCGACCAACCTCTCCGAACACGCCGACGACCGCTGGCAACAGCAGGCCTGA
- a CDS encoding 30S ribosomal protein S12 has product MANGKYAARKLKQDRQKHRWSDTDYARRERGLGEKSDPLEGAPQGRGIVLEKVGIEAKQPNSAIRKCVRVQLIKNSKQVTAFCPGDGAISFIDEHDEVTIAGIGGAKGRAMGDLSGVNYKVEKVNGVSMIELVRGNAEKPVR; this is encoded by the coding sequence ATGGCGAACGGCAAATACGCCGCGCGCAAACTCAAGCAGGACCGCCAGAAACACCGGTGGTCCGACACGGATTACGCCCGTCGGGAACGCGGACTCGGCGAGAAGTCCGACCCCCTCGAAGGCGCGCCCCAGGGACGGGGCATCGTCCTCGAGAAGGTCGGGATCGAGGCCAAACAGCCCAACTCGGCAATCCGGAAATGCGTGCGCGTCCAGTTGATCAAGAACAGCAAGCAAGTCACCGCGTTCTGTCCCGGTGACGGCGCAATCAGCTTCATCGACGAGCACGACGAGGTCACGATCGCCGGCATCGGCGGCGCGAAGGGTCGTGCGATGGGTGACCTCTCCGGTGTCAACTACAAAGTCGAGAAGGTCAACGGCGTCTCGATGATCGAACTCGTGCGCGGGAACGCCGAGAAACCGGTGCGATAA